A genomic stretch from Primulina huaijiensis isolate GDHJ02 chromosome 14, ASM1229523v2, whole genome shotgun sequence includes:
- the LOC140956466 gene encoding uncharacterized protein, with protein sequence MAAAASDQESVKELKRIESEKVEIMEPKEPECVAAESGEKTEEKKIEPRVAEEVKEIKTDEEPKAAEQETVAAASTESGAKIQEKSAEPTVADEAKEIRTYEKPIAEDAAEPTAQKVDDKQVKSPAIEEETKTEDSPITEGTKESVLESGKTNTSEPSTEWKSEDKTGTGYAAEKQESRSESVEEKREELPSKAEELRAAEVETIGPDDVKVSKISESTPLVEEKPLEQPEVAELTVKEPIVVDLVKDVEVETGIDKVEDSKLPIEVEGAKEETIVVEISDQVDSDTPEIKVLVKDVEYSPSGEVLEKTVETGAEKIEPRKNEVETEEKSVVADKSSAECEGDTERTALSEAISRDIELAPENEKKEETVASGETNTAAEVDDKAEKEATITEREAKETKLEEEKKDDEAVKADAQDSKCTNDSEETKTSQDVPKEDVPVKKQSNNIIKMVKHSLGKAKKAITGKSQNSKAPAASETKDELSK encoded by the coding sequence GAAAGTGTGAAGGAACTGAAAAGAATTGAATCCGAAAAAGTAGAAATCATGGAACCTAAGGAACCAGAGTGTGTAGCAGCCGAATCAGGAGAGAAGACCGAGGAGAAGAAAATTGAACCTCGTGTGGCCGAAGAAGTCAAGGAGATCAAAACAGATGAAGAGCCAAAAGCTGCGGAACAAGAGACCGTAGCAGCCGCATCAACTGAATCAGGAGCGAAGATCCAAGAGAAGAGTGCTGAACCTACTGTAGCTGACGAAGCTAAGGAGATTAGAACATATGAAAAGCCAATAGCTGAGGATGCAGCTGAACCAACAGCACAAAAGGTCGATGATAAGCAAGTAAAATCTCCTGCGATCGAAGAGGAAACTAAAACTGAGGATAGCCCAATTACAGAAGGGACAAAAGAAAGTGTTCTTGAATCAGGAAAAACTAACACTTCAGAACCCAGTACTGAATGGAAATCAGAAGATAAAACAGGAACTGGGTATGCTGCAGAAAAGCAGGAATCAAGATCGGAATCGGTTGAAGAAAAGAGAGAGGAACTGCCAAGTAAAGCTGAAGAATTACGTGCCGCAGAGGTGGAAACAATCGGGCCGGATGATGtgaaagtttcaaaaatttccGAATCTACTCCTTTAGTGGAGGAGAAGCCACTCGAGCAACCGGAAGTTGCTGAACTGACAGTAAAAGAACCTATAGTAGTTGACCTTGTCAAAGATGTCGAGGTTGAAACAGGGATCGATAAAGTTGAGGATTCCAAGTTGCCTATTGAAGTGGAAGGTGCAAAAGAGGAAACCATTGTGGTTGAGATTTCAGATCAAGTCGACTCAGATACTCCTGAAATCaaagttctagtaaaagatGTTGAATACTCTCCCTCAGGTGAAGTTTTAGAGAAGACTGTTGAAACAGGAGCAGAGAAAATTGAGCCCAGAAAGAATGAAGTGGAAACCGAAGAAAAAAGTGTCGTAGCTGATAAATCATCAGCTGAGTGTGAAGGGGATACAGAAAGGACAGCTCTTTCGGAAGCCATTTCCAGGGACATAGAATTGGCCccagaaaatgaaaagaaagaAGAGACAGTAGCTTCAGGTGAAACCAACACAGCTGCAGAAGTGGATGATAAGGCAGAAAAGGAAGCAACAATTACTGAGAGAGAAGCGAAGGAAACCAAGTTAGAGGAAGAGAAAAAAGATGATGAAGCCGTAAAAGCTGATGCACAAGATTCAAAATGTACCAATGATTCCGAGGAAACAAAAACATCCCAAGATGTTCCTAAAGAAGATGTTCCAGTCAAAAAGCAATCAAACAATATCATCAAAATGGTGAAGCATTCACTCGGGAAGGCCAAGAAAGCAATAACTGGGAAATCCCAGAACTCAAAAGCACCTGCAGCCTCGGAAACAAAGGATGAGCTTAGCAAATAA